A single window of Neospora caninum Liverpool complete genome, chromosome XII DNA harbors:
- a CDS encoding DEHA2F02992p, related — protein sequence MRPQVNLISRTPATPTTYLQISLFLWLYTHDAYTCRNRQISSVADPHSLEAGRPFAGATLDEPVRDTLARDLRNIGNKLLYVLKPSRGSGDGGTSHSVLKQWDLWGPLILCLFLSVTLYIQASWSPVLAVSSAASSLLSPEAQRAQTRDRQRVAFALVYVFVSLGASVVTVNAKLLGSKISFFQSVCVLGYCLFPLDIAAFLNLFVSRSFTFLKLLIAFLALRWSAGASVAFMSELIPEEKRALGVYPVWLFYAGMAWIICSV from the exons ATGCGCCCACAAG TCAATTTGATATCTCGCACGCCAGCCACGCCGACGACTTACTTGcagatctctctcttcctatGGCTGTACACACATGATGCTTATACATGCAGAAATC GTCAGATAAGCAGCGTGGCTGATCCCCACTCTCTGGAGGCCGGTCGCCCTTTCGCTGGAGCAACTCTGGATGAACCTGTTCGCGACACACTT GCGCGCGATTTGCGGAACATCGGCAACAAACTCCTTTACGTTCTGAAACCTTCTCGTggaagcggcgacggcgggacCTCGCACTCGGTGCTCAAACAGT gggaTCTGTGGGGACCGCTcattctctgtctcttcctctccgt AACTCTGTACATCCAGGCGTCTTGGTCGCCTGTTCTCGCGGTTTCgagcgccgcgtcttctctgctttcccctGAGGCGCAACGCGCACAAACGCGTGACCGGCAGCGCGTGGCCTTCGCTCTGGTCTAcgtctttgtctcgctgGGGGCGAGTGTCGTGACGGTGAACGCCAAACTTCTCGGCAGCAAAAT TTCCTTCTTCCAGAGCGTCTGCGTGCTGGGGTACTGCCTGTTTCCGCTGGACATCGCCGCCTTTCTGAATCTCTTCGTGTCGCGCTCCTTCACCTTTCTGAAGCTCCTcatcgccttcctcgctcttcgctggTCGGCAGGAG CGTCTGTCGCCTTTATGTCGGAGTTGATCcccgaagagaagcgagcgctCGGTGTATACCCTGTTTGGCTCTTTTACGCCGGCATGGCCTGGATCATCTGCTCGGTGTAG
- a CDS encoding putative ribosomal protein L7 encodes MPKREKPSVDTSTLQQEGGAKVELRPRNPGEALKVAKTVLRRREQNLEEKAERAKKIRGLKRREDRDCHQQVIKSAQYFVKRARLRSVDNKRVVFAKKTPAKKPREQERRPLILAVRNGREGGSPEVQAGLKRLGLRKPFWGTVLRNDEATLQQLRLLDPFVFYGYPTYATLRKLFLTRGCLRINEKESTPLTDNAKVEEHLGAYGMLCVEDVVQELWKGGGHFDDIKQHLCAFQLSNLKKVEGLYARRNEFGNMREAINTKIWKIA; translated from the exons ATGCCGAAGCGTGAAAAGCCAAGCGTGGACACGTCGACTCTCCAACAGGAGGGAGGCGCTAAGGTTGAGTTGCGCCCCAGGAATCCTGGGGAAGCACTCAAAGTTGCCAAGACCGTCTTGCGCCGACGTGAACAGAATCTCGAGGAAAAGGCCGAGCGAGCAAAGAAGATCCGGGGCCTGAAGCGG AGGGAAGACCGCGACTGCCATCAGCAGGTCATCAAGTCGGCACAGTACTTCGTGAagcgcgctcgcctccgaTCTGTCGACAATAAACG AGTCGTTTTCGCAAAGAAGACAcctgcgaagaagccgcgggaGCAAGAACGTCGCCCGCTCATTCTGGCCgtgagaaacggaagagaaggaggcagtCCGGAGGTCCAGGCCGGTCTCAAG AGACTCGGCCTCAGAAAACCGTTTTGGGGCACTGTTCTGCGGAAcgacgaggcgacgctgCAACAGCTGCGGCTTCTCGACCCCTTCGTCTTCTACGGCTACCCAACGTATGCAACCCTTCGCAAGTTGTTCCTCACGAG AGGCTGCCTGCGAATCAACGAGAAGGAGTCCACGCCGCTAACAGACAATGCGAAAGTCGAAGAGCATCTGGGAGCGTACGGCATGTTGTGCGTCGAGGACGTCGTGCAAGAGTTGTGGAAAGGTGGCGGTCACTTCGACGACATCAAGCAGCATTTGTg CGCCTTCCAACTGTCCAATCTGAAGAAAGTCGAAGG ACTTTACGCTCGGCGGAATGAGTTCGGAAACATGCGCGAAGCGATCAACACAAAGATTTGGAAGATTGCATAG